Proteins from one Mycteria americana isolate JAX WOST 10 ecotype Jacksonville Zoo and Gardens chromosome 1, USCA_MyAme_1.0, whole genome shotgun sequence genomic window:
- the STOML3 gene encoding stomatin-like protein 3, producing MGPQRETPKKNNTEHLIADRREGLGVCGWILISLSFLLALITFPISIWACIKVIREYERAVVFRLGRILSKKAKGPGLILILPCTDTFIKVDLRTVTCNIPPQEVLTKDAVTTQVDGVVYYRIHSAVSAVANVTDVHSATFLLAQTTLRNVLGTQSLAQLLAGREEIAHSIQAILDSATEQWGIKVARVEIKDVRIPVAMQRAMAAKAEAAREARAKIVAAEGEMNASKALKQASMVLAESPAGLQLRYLQTLTTLAAENNSTIVFPLPINMLESFGQKNRGG from the exons ATGGGTCCCCAGAGAGAGACGCccaagaaaaacaacacagagcATCTAATTG CTGACAGGCGGGAAGGACTTGGTGTGTGTGGCTGGATCCtgatttccctttctttcctcctggcGCTTATTACCTTTCCTATTTCCATCTGGGCATGTATCAAG gtTATCAGAGAATATGAACGTGCTGTTGTATTTCGGCTGGGACGTATACTGTCTAAGAAAGCAAAGGGTCCAG gtttgatCCTCATACTTCCATGTACAGATACATTTATCAAGGTTGATCTTAGAACTGTTACCTGTAACATTCCTCCACAAGAG GTTCTCACAAAAGATGCCGTTACTACCCAAGTCGATGGGGTGGTGTACTACAGGATCCACAGCGCTGTCAGCGCTGTTGCTAACGTCACTGATGTCCATTCGGCTACCTTCCTCTTGGCACAGACAACCCTGAGAAATGTTCTGGGTACACAGAGCTTGGCTCAGCTCCTGGCAGGTCGTGAGGAGattgcacacagtattcaa GCTATCCTTGACAGTGccacggagcagtggggaatCAAAGTGGCCCGAGTGGAGATCAAAGATGTGAGGATTCCTGTGGCCATGCAGAGGGCAATGGCAGCCAAAGCAGAGGCTGCTCGAGAAGCAAGAGCTAAG atTGTGGCAGCAGAGGGAGAAATGAATGCTTCTAAAGCCCTCAAGCAGGCCTCCATGGTGCTGGCTGAGTCTCCAGCAGGTCTTCAGCTGCGCTACCTGCAAACGTTAACAACCTTGGCAGCAGAGAATAATTCCACCATTGTCTTCCCTCTCCCTATAAATATGCTTGAGAGTTTCGGGCAGAAAAATAGAGGGGGATAG